The Chitinophaga flava genome has a segment encoding these proteins:
- a CDS encoding RagB/SusD family nutrient uptake outer membrane protein, translating into MELRYITCTHKRFIKPLAMAMLTMGLLTLSSCRKYLEQVPDSTWTDLSTPAKVSKLLGTAYPQSSYIAMCEAMSDNVADKGAGVISRPNQDAYLFKDIQSIEQDSPEAYWTACYKAIAAANQALEACGKAADPKEYTAQRGEALVARAYAHFMLVNIFSEMYDEATAAAAPGIPYVTAPETVVIKQYERKTVAYVYDMIEKDLLEGLPLISDEGYSVPRYHFNRSAAFAFATRFYLFKKDYAKVVEFADQAFASNDVASNMRGWNSNYSSMSPDQLFDLYANAKENANLLLVETQSLYGRYVGQYRYDLDYAHEVQILGYNVTGGRWAYPVYYTGSQNYFVPKLSEYFVKSSVNATIGEPYVMVPLFTTEEVLFNRAEANTHLGKTAAALKDLNLFASKRIRNYSPAAHTITTASIRSFYGIASEKDGLIHTILDFKRAEYLQEGMRWFDLQRYKMTVVHTTREGEVLELKAGDKRCVFQIPQSATSSGIELNPR; encoded by the coding sequence ATGGAACTGAGATATATAACCTGTACGCATAAACGATTTATTAAACCGCTGGCGATGGCCATGCTGACCATGGGCCTGCTCACCCTGAGCAGCTGCCGTAAATACCTGGAACAGGTGCCTGATAGCACCTGGACAGACCTCAGCACACCCGCCAAGGTATCCAAACTACTGGGTACTGCCTATCCGCAGTCTTCCTACATCGCCATGTGCGAAGCCATGTCTGATAACGTGGCCGATAAAGGTGCCGGCGTGATCAGCCGTCCTAACCAGGACGCCTATCTGTTCAAGGATATACAATCTATTGAGCAGGATTCTCCTGAGGCTTACTGGACGGCCTGCTACAAAGCAATCGCTGCTGCCAACCAGGCGCTGGAAGCCTGCGGTAAAGCTGCAGACCCGAAAGAATATACGGCCCAGCGCGGAGAAGCACTGGTGGCCAGAGCCTACGCCCACTTTATGTTGGTGAATATTTTTTCAGAGATGTATGATGAAGCCACAGCAGCAGCTGCACCAGGTATTCCTTACGTGACCGCACCGGAAACAGTAGTCATCAAACAATATGAACGTAAGACAGTAGCCTATGTATACGATATGATAGAGAAAGACCTGCTGGAAGGGCTGCCACTGATCAGCGACGAAGGCTACAGTGTACCACGTTATCATTTTAACCGCAGCGCTGCCTTTGCCTTTGCCACCCGCTTTTATCTCTTCAAAAAAGATTATGCTAAAGTGGTGGAATTTGCTGACCAGGCTTTTGCCAGCAATGATGTTGCCAGCAATATGCGTGGCTGGAATAGCAACTACAGCAGTATGTCACCGGACCAGCTCTTCGATCTCTATGCCAATGCCAAGGAGAACGCCAACCTGCTGCTCGTGGAAACACAATCCCTTTATGGTCGTTATGTTGGGCAATATCGTTATGACCTCGACTATGCCCATGAAGTGCAGATACTGGGGTATAATGTGACTGGTGGCCGCTGGGCTTATCCGGTATACTACACCGGCTCACAGAATTATTTCGTGCCCAAGCTCTCTGAATACTTTGTGAAATCCTCTGTCAACGCTACTATCGGAGAGCCCTATGTGATGGTGCCATTGTTTACTACAGAAGAAGTGTTGTTTAATCGCGCAGAAGCCAATACGCACCTGGGCAAAACAGCTGCCGCGCTGAAAGACCTGAACCTCTTTGCCAGCAAACGGATACGCAACTATAGCCCGGCTGCACATACCATTACCACAGCCTCTATCCGCAGTTTCTACGGCATTGCCAGTGAAAAGGACGGCCTGATACATACTATCCTGGATTTCAAACGGGCAGAATACCTGCAGGAAGGTATGCGCTGGTTTGATCTGCAACGCTATAAAATGACCGTAGTACACACTACCCGGGAAGGGGAGGTGCTGGAACTGAAAGCCGGCGATAAACGCTGCGTATTCCAGATACCGCAGTCTGCCACCTCTTCCGGCATCGAATTAAACCCTAGATAA
- a CDS encoding FecR family protein: protein MHNRKEYLRQLLHTENWSAAEQEWMLQYLDENDLSDLEVVAREYYQAEGPEVKNLLDERLSALLLKKIHRRAGITQPGIFTLYGRKIAAAAAIILVAGASWYLVIQQQVKQLVTNSGNARKTVTLPDGSVVYLEKSSSITYAENFGKKNRTLQLNGEAFFEVSQDSHHPFIISSALINTTVLGTSFNMEARNREVAKVVVVSGMVQVNTNEGGTNSHKPLVLSANKSAVYHPASKGLQLADATDDARFFTQKQNGKFVYKGQALTMVLNDLQRFYNVPLRSEKKLEQCNFYGDFNTADDLQQALTLIAVTLNAKIRKDANGNGYMIVDGNCR from the coding sequence GTGCACAACAGAAAGGAATACCTCAGACAACTGCTACATACGGAGAACTGGTCTGCCGCAGAGCAGGAATGGATGCTACAGTACCTGGATGAAAACGATCTGTCTGACCTTGAAGTAGTAGCAAGAGAATATTATCAGGCGGAAGGCCCTGAAGTAAAAAATCTGCTGGACGAACGGTTGTCGGCACTGCTGCTGAAAAAAATTCACCGCCGTGCTGGTATTACCCAACCAGGTATTTTTACGCTGTACGGAAGAAAAATCGCCGCCGCAGCTGCAATAATCCTGGTAGCCGGTGCCTCCTGGTACCTGGTGATACAGCAACAGGTAAAACAACTCGTGACAAACAGCGGTAACGCCCGGAAAACAGTGACATTGCCCGACGGCTCTGTAGTATACCTGGAAAAAAGTTCCAGTATCACCTATGCGGAAAATTTTGGAAAAAAAAACAGGACCCTGCAGCTCAATGGAGAAGCCTTCTTTGAAGTAAGCCAGGACAGCCATCACCCGTTCATCATTTCTTCTGCATTGATCAATACCACCGTACTCGGAACTTCCTTTAATATGGAAGCCCGTAACAGGGAAGTTGCCAAGGTAGTAGTTGTGTCCGGGATGGTACAGGTAAATACCAATGAAGGCGGAACAAACAGTCACAAACCGCTGGTACTCAGTGCCAACAAAAGCGCGGTATATCACCCCGCCTCCAAAGGACTGCAGCTGGCAGATGCAACAGACGATGCCCGTTTTTTCACCCAAAAACAAAACGGAAAATTCGTCTACAAAGGACAAGCCCTGACTATGGTGCTCAACGACCTGCAACGGTTCTATAATGTACCGCTCAGGTCCGAAAAAAAGCTGGAACAGTGTAACTTTTACGGGGACTTTAATACTGCAGATGACCTGCAACAAGCTTTAACATTAATTGCCGTGACCTTGAATGCCAAGATTAGAAAAGATGCTAACGGAAACGGGTATATGATAGTAGATGGCAATTGCCGATAA
- a CDS encoding RNA polymerase sigma factor: protein MNKTDAELVLRLRNSDVSAFDSLYTSYHQAVYRNILKLVKDVAVAEDILQEVFARLWEKRREIQAEQSVGGWLFVISFNLSVSWMRKKLKEQALHKNLLDLGPEDQLMLDRKNMDEEQYNLLEQAIAQLSPKKRTIVTRCKLEGKTYDEVASELNISRNTVKEHLSAAMIKLNDYILRNGDHKYIVLFLFFFTHHNSSN from the coding sequence ATGAATAAAACAGATGCTGAATTGGTATTACGGCTCCGTAACAGCGACGTGAGCGCTTTTGACAGCTTATATACAAGTTATCATCAGGCCGTATACCGGAATATCCTCAAACTTGTGAAAGATGTTGCAGTAGCAGAAGACATCTTGCAGGAAGTCTTTGCCAGGTTGTGGGAGAAGCGTCGGGAAATCCAGGCTGAGCAGTCGGTAGGTGGCTGGTTGTTTGTGATCAGTTTTAACCTCTCAGTCAGCTGGATGCGTAAAAAACTGAAAGAACAGGCTTTACATAAAAATCTGCTTGACCTGGGACCGGAAGACCAGCTTATGCTGGACCGTAAAAATATGGACGAAGAGCAGTATAACCTCCTCGAACAGGCGATTGCACAATTATCTCCCAAAAAAAGGACTATTGTTACCCGTTGTAAGCTGGAAGGCAAAACCTATGATGAAGTAGCCAGTGAACTCAATATCTCCCGAAATACCGTTAAAGAACATCTGTCTGCAGCCATGATTAAACTCAACGACTACATACTTCGCAATGGTGACCACAAATACATTGTCCTCTTTCTCTTTTTTTTCACACATCACAATTCTTCCAACTAA
- a CDS encoding SusC/RagA family TonB-linked outer membrane protein, whose amino-acid sequence MLRKTRHYTLFITLFLSILHIQAQAVDLQDALDKKITLHLHDVILKDALEKISNLAEVSFVYVGSEVLNANKISISARNEKVGDLLNKILTPYALSYSVIYDRIVIKHDAAKKMASLTVSTPRQVTPRLTDIKGIVTSEKKEPLPGVTILVKGSGRGTTTNAKGEFEIKKVASDAILVFNFTGYKMEEVHSSEFKSGALTIILKEKPTRLQEVVVTGFQSIDKSKFSGAATRLKGEDVKIDGITDVSRMLEGRVAGVAVQNVSGTFGTAPKVRVRGATSINGDNKPLWVVDGVVLEDVVNISNDQLSSGDPTTLLGSAVAGLNANDIESFDILKDAAATALYGARAMNGVVVITTRKGRAGKPVIAYSGNFSTQLKPTYKNFNIMNSGQQMSVLAELERKGILTSDILSRGDIGVFGKLYEQLDANKDGDFPLRNDPAAMKAFLLRYANANTDWFGLLFRNNFVQEHSLSISSGTDKSQSYFSTSFYSDNGWTLADKVNRYTLNYRNTYKFSDRLSAGFSALASVRQQKAPGALTRSSNPVEGQYDRDFDINPFSYSLNTSRTLTAYDENGHLEYFRRNFAPFNIINELRNNSLNLNMMDLRLQGDLGWKLTRNLRYEFTGAIRYVKSSREHQITEEANMANAYRAAGNATIARNNKFLYRNPDDPDAQPVIVLPAGGFYNRTEDQLMNFDFRNGLVYTDTFARKHNINLLVGQQVKYADRQSASNTGYGYQYDNGGTPFVDYRILKQTIESNFPYYNMGRDYDRFAAFYASGTYAFNNKYNLTATGRYDGSNRLGQSRKARWLPTWSVAGSWNIEQERFMQKAAWLNYLTLRASYGLTASMGPATNSNIVYQTINTRRPHLNEVESVISLSHLQNDDLTWEKLYTTNLGLDGGFFNNRVNFSLDLYTRKSFDLISIIKTSGIGGEMYKAANYADMTSKGLELLVGGDVVRKKDWGWKANVTFGYNTNKITNAKNIPAIFDLVVAEGGNREGYPVHSLFSLQYQGLSPKTGVPSFINQNGEVSPDVNLQDLKTGHLVYEGAVDPPITGGFSNTFRYKGLSLNIFFTYQWGNKIRLYPAFKTAYSDLDAMPKEFYDRWVMPGDQQTTRVPSILDAYEQTLIRGAYPYNNYNYSTERVAKGDFVRLKTVSLTYQLPSSLIRHIGFSNVAVSGAAINPWLIYADKKLQGQDPEFFNSGGVAQPIQKQFTLSIKVGI is encoded by the coding sequence ATGCTTAGAAAGACCCGACACTACACACTTTTTATAACATTGTTCCTGTCTATACTACATATACAGGCACAAGCTGTGGACCTTCAGGATGCACTGGATAAAAAAATAACCTTACATCTGCACGATGTAATACTGAAAGATGCACTGGAAAAAATCAGTAACCTCGCCGAGGTGTCTTTTGTATATGTTGGCAGCGAAGTGCTCAATGCCAATAAAATCAGCATCTCCGCCCGCAACGAAAAAGTAGGGGACCTGCTGAATAAAATACTGACACCTTATGCGTTGTCCTATAGCGTCATCTACGACCGCATCGTGATCAAACATGATGCTGCCAAAAAGATGGCATCCCTTACCGTCAGTACTCCGAGGCAGGTCACCCCCCGGCTTACAGACATCAAAGGCATTGTGACTTCCGAGAAAAAAGAACCGCTGCCAGGTGTAACCATCCTGGTGAAAGGATCCGGAAGAGGCACTACTACCAACGCCAAAGGTGAATTTGAAATCAAAAAAGTGGCCAGCGATGCCATCCTGGTTTTTAACTTCACCGGCTACAAAATGGAAGAAGTGCACTCCAGCGAATTTAAAAGCGGTGCGCTTACCATTATCCTCAAAGAAAAACCAACCCGCCTGCAGGAAGTGGTGGTGACCGGTTTTCAAAGTATAGACAAAAGCAAGTTCTCGGGTGCTGCCACCAGACTCAAAGGCGAAGACGTGAAAATCGACGGCATCACGGATGTAAGCCGTATGCTCGAAGGACGTGTGGCCGGAGTGGCCGTACAAAACGTGTCCGGCACCTTCGGTACCGCGCCCAAAGTAAGGGTCCGCGGAGCTACCTCCATCAACGGTGACAACAAACCGCTATGGGTAGTGGACGGAGTTGTTCTCGAAGATGTGGTGAATATCTCCAACGATCAGCTGTCCAGCGGAGACCCAACTACTTTGCTGGGCTCCGCCGTGGCCGGCCTCAATGCCAACGATATCGAGAGTTTCGATATCCTCAAGGATGCCGCCGCCACCGCCCTCTACGGCGCCCGCGCCATGAACGGCGTAGTAGTGATCACCACCCGTAAAGGCCGCGCCGGAAAACCAGTCATCGCCTACAGCGGCAACTTCAGCACTCAGCTGAAACCCACCTACAAAAACTTCAACATCATGAACTCCGGCCAGCAGATGTCTGTGCTGGCTGAACTCGAACGTAAAGGCATACTCACTTCGGATATCCTTTCCCGTGGTGACATCGGCGTATTCGGAAAATTATACGAACAGCTGGACGCCAACAAAGACGGCGACTTCCCGCTACGCAATGATCCCGCTGCCATGAAAGCATTCCTGCTGCGTTATGCCAATGCCAATACCGACTGGTTTGGACTCCTGTTCCGCAACAACTTCGTACAGGAACATTCTTTAAGTATCTCCTCCGGTACCGATAAATCACAATCTTACTTCTCTACCAGCTTCTACAGCGACAACGGCTGGACACTGGCAGATAAAGTAAATCGTTATACACTCAACTATCGCAATACTTACAAGTTCTCCGACAGGCTCTCTGCCGGCTTCTCTGCATTGGCTTCCGTACGCCAGCAGAAAGCTCCCGGCGCACTCACCCGCAGCAGCAACCCGGTAGAAGGACAGTACGACCGCGATTTTGATATCAACCCGTTCAGTTATTCCCTCAATACCAGCCGTACACTCACCGCCTACGACGAGAACGGACACCTCGAATATTTCAGACGGAACTTCGCACCGTTTAACATCATCAACGAGCTGCGTAACAACTCCCTCAACCTGAACATGATGGACCTCCGCCTGCAGGGCGATCTGGGCTGGAAGCTGACCCGCAACCTCCGTTATGAATTCACCGGCGCCATCCGCTACGTGAAATCATCCCGCGAACACCAGATCACGGAAGAAGCCAATATGGCCAACGCTTACCGTGCTGCCGGCAACGCTACCATCGCCAGAAACAATAAGTTCCTCTACCGCAACCCCGACGATCCCGATGCGCAGCCGGTTATCGTGCTGCCTGCCGGCGGTTTCTACAACCGCACGGAAGACCAGCTGATGAACTTCGACTTCCGTAACGGTCTCGTCTATACGGACACATTTGCCAGAAAACATAATATCAACCTGTTAGTCGGTCAGCAAGTAAAATATGCCGACCGGCAAAGTGCTTCCAATACAGGTTATGGTTATCAGTACGACAACGGTGGTACACCCTTCGTAGACTATCGTATCCTGAAACAAACCATTGAAAGCAATTTCCCTTATTACAACATGGGCCGTGACTATGACCGCTTTGCGGCTTTTTATGCTTCCGGCACCTATGCTTTCAATAATAAATACAACCTCACCGCTACCGGTCGTTATGATGGTTCCAACAGACTGGGACAGTCACGCAAAGCCCGCTGGCTCCCCACCTGGAGCGTTGCCGGTTCCTGGAACATAGAGCAGGAGCGTTTCATGCAAAAAGCAGCCTGGCTCAACTACCTCACCCTCCGTGCCAGCTATGGCCTCACCGCCAGTATGGGCCCGGCTACCAACTCCAACATCGTATATCAGACCATCAACACCAGAAGGCCACACCTCAATGAAGTGGAGTCTGTGATAAGCCTCTCACATCTGCAGAATGACGACCTCACCTGGGAAAAACTGTACACCACCAACCTGGGACTGGACGGCGGATTTTTTAACAACCGGGTCAACTTCTCCCTCGATCTCTATACCCGTAAAAGTTTCGACCTGATCAGCATTATCAAAACATCCGGCATCGGTGGTGAAATGTACAAAGCAGCCAACTATGCTGATATGACTTCCAAAGGGCTGGAGCTGCTGGTAGGTGGTGATGTGGTGCGCAAAAAGGACTGGGGCTGGAAAGCCAATGTCACCTTCGGTTACAATACTAACAAAATCACCAATGCTAAAAATATTCCGGCCATCTTCGACCTGGTAGTGGCAGAAGGCGGCAACAGGGAAGGATATCCGGTACACAGCCTCTTCTCTCTGCAGTATCAGGGCCTTTCTCCCAAAACCGGCGTGCCTTCTTTCATCAATCAGAATGGTGAGGTAAGTCCGGATGTAAACCTGCAGGACCTCAAAACAGGCCACCTTGTATACGAAGGAGCGGTAGACCCGCCGATAACCGGTGGTTTTTCCAATACCTTCCGCTACAAAGGACTGTCACTTAATATCTTCTTTACCTATCAATGGGGCAATAAAATCCGCCTCTATCCTGCGTTTAAGACAGCTTACTCCGACCTGGACGCAATGCCTAAAGAGTTTTATGACCGCTGGGTAATGCCGGGCGATCAACAGACCACCCGTGTTCCTTCTATTCTGGATGCTTATGAGCAGACACTGATCCGGGGCGCCTATCCTTACAATAACTACAACTATTCTACGGAAAGGGTGGCCAAAGGAGATTTTGTGCGGTTGAAAACCGTGTCCCTGACCTATCAGCTGCCGTCTTCTCTGATCCGCCACATCGGCTTCAGCAATGTGGCGGTCAGCGGCGCTGCCATCAATCCATGGCTCATCTATGCGGATAAAAAACTCCAGGGCCAGGACCCTGAGTTCTTCAACTCCGGTGGTGTGGCACAGCCAATCCAGAAACAATTCACCTTGTCAATCAAAGTTGGTATCTAA
- a CDS encoding glycoside hydrolase family 88/105 protein: MKTMMAGLLTVLVISTHTASAQKKSGAADLVHFPKGCSPKEVGKRVAARFVASPHANFGRPAPPSRINYPEVCTWYGALAFARESGDKALTQQLATRFEPLFTTESKLVPVPDHVDYTVFGSVPLELYMQTKDARYLEMGQRFADKQWGPPEGPRVKPESQGFYDRGLTWQTRMWIDDMFMITAVQSQAYRATGNVEYINRAAREMVVYLDSLQQPNGLFYHAPDVPYFWGRGDGWMAAGMSELLRSLPKDNPNRERIMKGYKIMMASLLKYQASDGMWRQLIDDPESWPETSGTGMFTFAMITGVKNGWLDAATYGPAARKAWMALVTYIDEHADVREVCEGTNKKNDRQYYLDRSRITGDMHGQAPVLWCAAALLR; this comes from the coding sequence ATGAAAACAATGATGGCAGGCTTGCTGACAGTACTCGTGATCAGCACTCACACAGCCTCAGCACAAAAAAAATCCGGAGCAGCGGACCTGGTCCACTTTCCGAAAGGTTGTTCTCCCAAAGAAGTAGGTAAGCGTGTGGCAGCACGTTTTGTGGCTTCACCACATGCTAATTTCGGGCGGCCAGCACCGCCTTCCCGTATTAACTATCCGGAAGTATGCACCTGGTATGGTGCTTTGGCGTTTGCCCGCGAGAGCGGTGATAAAGCGCTGACACAACAGCTGGCTACGCGTTTTGAGCCGTTGTTCACTACAGAATCAAAGCTGGTGCCCGTGCCCGACCATGTGGATTACACCGTGTTTGGTTCGGTGCCGCTGGAGTTATACATGCAAACCAAAGATGCCCGTTATCTGGAGATGGGGCAACGTTTTGCCGACAAGCAGTGGGGACCTCCGGAAGGGCCGCGTGTGAAGCCTGAATCACAGGGGTTTTATGACCGCGGACTTACCTGGCAGACAAGGATGTGGATAGATGATATGTTTATGATCACGGCGGTACAATCGCAGGCTTACAGGGCTACTGGTAATGTGGAATATATTAACCGCGCTGCGCGCGAGATGGTAGTATACCTGGATTCATTACAGCAACCCAATGGTCTTTTTTATCATGCACCGGATGTGCCTTATTTCTGGGGCCGTGGCGATGGCTGGATGGCAGCCGGTATGAGTGAGCTGTTGCGTTCATTGCCTAAAGATAACCCTAACCGCGAACGTATCATGAAAGGCTATAAGATCATGATGGCTTCGTTGCTGAAGTACCAGGCGTCTGATGGTATGTGGCGGCAGCTGATCGATGATCCGGAGTCCTGGCCTGAAACGTCCGGTACTGGTATGTTCACCTTTGCGATGATCACCGGTGTGAAAAACGGCTGGCTGGATGCGGCTACTTATGGGCCGGCAGCCAGGAAGGCCTGGATGGCATTAGTTACTTATATCGATGAGCATGCGGATGTGCGGGAAGTATGTGAAGGTACCAACAAGAAAAACGATCGGCAATATTACCTTGATCGTAGCCGTATTACCGGTGATATGCATGGGCAGGCGCCGGTGTTGTGGTGTGCTGCTGCGTTACTGAGATAA